The following proteins are encoded in a genomic region of Neomicrococcus aestuarii:
- a CDS encoding sulfate permease codes for MLLTRLWNASIRTRRFLRRWMPTNILLDKIRTRRGLKWGIPAMLLGGIYLFAAAYCTTLIDHGWSEWLYLVFFLLLWNGLKLLLMGPVSLVLLARVRFQEARARSHSKRAAAAWEVAPVSN; via the coding sequence ATGCTCCTGACCCGACTGTGGAACGCCAGCATCCGCACCCGTAGATTCCTGCGCCGGTGGATGCCGACAAACATCCTCCTCGACAAAATCCGCACCCGACGCGGCCTGAAATGGGGTATCCCCGCGATGCTCCTCGGCGGTATCTACCTCTTCGCCGCCGCCTACTGCACCACCCTCATCGATCACGGCTGGAGCGAATGGCTCTACTTGGTGTTCTTCCTGCTGCTGTGGAACGGCCTCAAGTTGCTCCTCATGGGACCAGTCAGCCTCGTCCTCCTGGCTCGTGTCCGCTTCCAAGAAGCACGCGCCCGCAGTCACAGTAAGCGAGCTGCGGCAGCATGGGAAGTGGCACCCGTCAGCAACTAA
- a CDS encoding ATP-binding protein codes for MSVPTQDELRALIAEKSDLPITKVDEVLTGQGVSLVPVPPVSRSIDISRLQFSGTRTNTQWDGPFDETFEFPYGVTALITSENLRGKSSVLELVTWALRGKPRDLRSDVKPWFDRISLEYAINGISMAVVLTKSESGFVADVIRATDAATLRAYLAGEGNPAAVNIVGSGMSESQFANFQDETMMSLLGFDPITHFQKHNGSDQGAPRTNTWPAYYGGIHLPRNSDLLFGDTVFAGLPARILQMYCNVPLMGTYIRLNTLVRVQRQDEANIVRRATEDAAARTSNRASIQAELDALDTKFNALPSASGRPFAVVANELREAERDLDTANAESRDAGRTFDEAKAARQEEVLRASRSRETELAELLFQGLNPAHCPRCEQKFEAKRTQRELSDHECAVCTKEIPTGAHHEDDSTDDNEDAANSLEALAAAEEAAQESSVFASAAAKKVHDRVTALAAELTTASQADEFNDRFRIQLEQSRLAGRLESFPEGKSTTESSETIRVLEATLDILKDVTTEEASELFIELDSEILAIGRKLGIDNLDSVKLNRNGGMSVVTAGVEDSFKNLSGGERVRLRVAVIAALLRIGHRSGVGSHPGLILLDSPGDELTADAETTLLTELDSLKSELPTLQVLVASDDPSAVQGHLAADQIYASLDGGPLW; via the coding sequence ATGAGCGTCCCTACCCAAGACGAACTGAGGGCCTTGATTGCGGAGAAGTCCGACCTCCCCATCACAAAAGTCGATGAAGTTCTCACCGGGCAAGGCGTCTCGCTCGTCCCGGTGCCGCCCGTCAGCCGCTCAATTGACATCAGCCGACTCCAATTCAGCGGAACCCGAACGAATACCCAGTGGGATGGCCCGTTCGATGAGACATTTGAATTCCCATACGGCGTCACCGCGCTCATCACGAGCGAGAACCTCCGCGGCAAGTCTTCCGTGCTGGAATTGGTCACCTGGGCCTTGCGTGGCAAACCCAGAGACCTTCGTAGCGACGTTAAACCCTGGTTCGACCGGATCTCTCTTGAGTACGCCATCAATGGCATCTCAATGGCAGTCGTCTTGACCAAAAGCGAATCCGGCTTCGTCGCTGACGTTATCCGCGCCACGGATGCGGCAACTTTGCGCGCCTATCTTGCAGGAGAAGGAAACCCCGCTGCCGTCAACATCGTTGGCTCAGGCATGTCAGAGTCGCAGTTTGCCAACTTCCAGGATGAAACCATGATGTCGCTCCTCGGTTTCGACCCCATCACACACTTCCAGAAACACAATGGCAGTGATCAAGGAGCACCACGAACCAACACTTGGCCCGCATACTACGGCGGAATACACCTTCCGCGGAACTCCGATCTCCTATTTGGCGACACCGTCTTCGCAGGCCTCCCTGCCCGTATCCTTCAGATGTACTGCAACGTGCCTCTCATGGGCACCTACATCCGCCTCAACACACTTGTTCGGGTACAACGCCAGGACGAAGCGAATATCGTCCGAAGAGCTACCGAAGATGCCGCCGCGCGTACCAGCAACCGCGCCTCCATCCAAGCTGAACTCGATGCGCTCGACACCAAATTCAATGCCCTCCCGTCAGCATCAGGCCGCCCCTTTGCTGTCGTTGCCAATGAGCTCAGAGAAGCAGAGCGCGATCTTGACACCGCTAACGCAGAAAGCCGAGACGCTGGCCGCACCTTCGACGAAGCTAAAGCGGCGCGACAAGAAGAGGTACTCCGCGCTAGCCGCAGCCGTGAGACCGAACTTGCAGAACTCCTATTCCAGGGACTCAACCCAGCTCACTGTCCTCGATGCGAGCAGAAGTTCGAGGCCAAACGCACTCAACGCGAACTCAGCGACCACGAGTGCGCCGTCTGCACCAAGGAAATCCCCACCGGTGCTCACCATGAAGACGACAGCACTGACGACAACGAAGACGCGGCCAACTCACTCGAAGCGCTCGCAGCCGCAGAGGAGGCGGCCCAGGAAAGCTCCGTCTTTGCCTCCGCAGCCGCAAAGAAGGTACATGATCGTGTCACCGCCCTCGCTGCCGAACTCACTACCGCCAGTCAGGCCGACGAGTTCAACGACCGATTTCGAATTCAACTCGAACAATCCCGATTGGCTGGTCGCCTGGAAAGCTTCCCTGAGGGGAAAAGCACTACCGAGTCTTCCGAAACTATCCGTGTCCTCGAGGCCACCCTTGACATCCTCAAGGACGTCACGACCGAGGAAGCTAGCGAACTCTTCATCGAACTCGACTCCGAAATTCTCGCTATCGGACGCAAGCTCGGAATCGACAATCTCGACTCAGTGAAGCTCAATCGCAACGGGGGAATGAGCGTTGTCACCGCCGGCGTCGAAGACTCCTTCAAGAATCTCAGCGGCGGCGAACGTGTCCGACTACGCGTGGCCGTCATTGCCGCGCTCTTGCGCATCGGTCACCGCTCCGGAGTAGGAAGCCACCCAGGACTTATTCTCCTCGACTCTCCCGGCGACGAGCTCACGGCCGATGCCGAAACAACTCTCCTCACCGAGCTCGATTCCCTCAAGAGCGAGCTCCCAACCCTCCAGGTCCTCGTCGCTTCCGACGATCCGTCCGCAGTTCAGGGCCACCTCGCCGCCGACCAAATCTACGCCAGCCTTGATGGAGGGCCGCTCTGGTGA
- a CDS encoding IS481 family transposase: MSKHRVIVLKIVAKQLTVTDAAREYGLSRRQIYRLLARYKQEGLEAVEPRSRKPRSNPAATPEIVRARILSLRQKLTGEGLDAGPVTIAWHLEQEGYRPPSTSTIRRILHKAGLIIPEPQKRPRSSYIRCEAAQPNETWQSDFTHWRLADGTDVEILNWLDDHSRYLLSCTAHQPVTGNDVVTTFLATTEQHGIPASTLTDNGRVYTARFGGGRNAFEYLLPLLGVRQKNGSPGHPQTQGKIERFHQTLKRWLSVRPVAHTLAELQNQLDQFTEHYNEHRPHRSTNRVNPGAAYRAKPPALPSTPREGHYRLRYDHVAPNGKMSLRHAGVMHHLGIGVTHRGKRILALIDETSVTIIHLDTGEIIATNTINPQHNYWHNEMKKPGRWPGS; the protein is encoded by the coding sequence GTGTCGAAACATCGCGTCATCGTGCTCAAGATTGTTGCCAAGCAACTCACCGTCACCGATGCAGCTCGCGAGTATGGGCTCTCACGACGCCAGATCTACCGGCTCCTAGCCCGCTACAAACAAGAGGGCCTCGAGGCTGTCGAGCCACGATCAAGAAAACCCCGATCTAACCCGGCAGCCACCCCAGAAATAGTCCGTGCTCGAATACTGTCATTGCGGCAAAAGCTCACCGGTGAGGGCCTCGACGCAGGTCCTGTAACCATCGCCTGGCATCTCGAGCAAGAAGGCTACCGGCCGCCCTCAACCTCCACGATCCGCCGAATCCTACACAAGGCCGGACTCATCATCCCGGAGCCTCAAAAACGCCCGCGCTCTTCCTACATTCGCTGTGAAGCCGCCCAGCCCAACGAGACCTGGCAATCCGATTTCACACATTGGCGCCTCGCCGACGGCACTGACGTCGAGATCCTGAACTGGCTCGATGACCACTCCCGTTACCTGCTCTCCTGCACGGCCCACCAACCCGTCACCGGAAACGACGTTGTCACGACATTCCTAGCCACGACCGAACAACACGGCATCCCGGCCTCGACCCTCACCGATAACGGACGCGTCTACACTGCCCGCTTCGGCGGTGGACGCAACGCCTTCGAATACCTCCTACCGCTGCTAGGAGTCCGCCAGAAAAACGGTTCACCCGGGCACCCGCAAACACAGGGCAAGATCGAACGCTTCCATCAAACACTCAAACGTTGGCTCAGCGTCCGCCCCGTCGCGCACACCCTGGCCGAGCTCCAAAACCAACTCGACCAATTCACAGAGCATTACAACGAACACCGCCCCCACCGCAGCACTAACCGCGTTAACCCCGGAGCCGCTTACCGCGCGAAACCACCAGCACTGCCATCAACACCACGCGAAGGGCACTACCGACTCCGCTACGACCACGTCGCCCCCAACGGCAAAATGAGCCTGCGTCACGCCGGCGTCATGCACCACCTCGGCATCGGCGTCACCCACCGCGGCAAACGAATCCTCGCCCTCATCGACGAAACCAGCGTGACCATCATCCATCTCGACACCGGCGAGATCATCGCGACCAACACCATCAATCCCCAACACAACTACTGGCACAACGAAATGAAAAAGCCCGGCCGATGGCCGGGCTCTTAA
- a CDS encoding TetR/AcrR family transcriptional regulator: MRTRERALKAAVTVVATKGFQALTHASVDAEAELPAGSTSNYFRTKSALISGLIEHISAPEQRSVPEVFAPETPEELVDKVSALVIELTTNRREYTAARLAIFLSGNHRAEIREGFAVGGASFRAAVKACFERFGAEDPGLASDAIVACAEGIIYRQIVWGFDIDPHGQLGLIAKGALASS, from the coding sequence ATGCGTACTCGAGAGAGAGCCCTCAAAGCAGCGGTCACTGTGGTGGCGACCAAGGGATTCCAAGCACTTACCCACGCAAGCGTCGACGCCGAGGCCGAACTCCCGGCCGGCTCCACCTCGAACTATTTCAGAACAAAAAGCGCCCTGATCTCGGGGCTCATTGAGCACATCTCCGCCCCTGAACAACGCAGCGTGCCCGAGGTCTTCGCTCCAGAAACCCCTGAAGAGCTCGTTGACAAAGTTTCCGCGCTGGTCATAGAACTCACCACGAATCGCCGCGAATACACGGCCGCCCGCTTGGCGATCTTCCTCTCGGGAAATCACCGTGCGGAGATTCGGGAAGGCTTCGCTGTGGGCGGCGCCAGCTTCCGAGCGGCGGTCAAAGCGTGTTTCGAACGCTTCGGAGCCGAGGACCCAGGACTGGCATCGGACGCCATCGTTGCCTGCGCCGAAGGCATCATCTATCGGCAAATTGTTTGGGGCTTCGATATTGACCCCCACGGACAGCTAGGGCTCATAGCGAAAGGCGCGCTGGCGTCGTCGTAA
- a CDS encoding efflux RND transporter permease subunit, with translation MFRLASFSLNNRLLVALMTLLIAGFGVLSMTQLKQELIPSISMPQTTVVTMIPGASPEVMDEQVSVPVSRAIADLEDVEQVVATSSSSMSMVSISYTYGADTDEFTASVEQALSAISDSLPSDAEPELVSGSTADIPAIYLTASSSDQDITELSRTLTESVVPRLEGISGVRSAAVSGTAVERVVITPNQSKLAANGLTAQSLSQALEANGITMPLGSITEDGTSLSVQGGTPISSLEAIKELPLASQTEPGVVVRLGDIASVTMETEPQTSITRMNGEEALSLSITAQQDADIVAISYAASDVIEELKSEFPDLTLTVVFDQAPFIEDSIKHLAIEGLLGLLFAIVVILVFLLSLRSTLVTAISIPLSVLVTFIGLNLGGHSLNMLTLGALTIAIGRVVDDSIVVIENIKRHLSYGEEKVHAILTAVREVAGAITSSTLTTVAVFLPIALVGGMVGELFAPFALTVAIAMLSSLLVALTIVPVLSYWFLRSTQNVSDVEAVRAAAEEKEHKSWIQRGYKPILSGTQKHPIITIVSSVLLLVITVSMVPLLKVDFIGSTGQNMIMATQTFPAGSDLETVSDGAKDVEDALLEVEGVQDVMLMAGSSGGGQGDFSAMLGGGGGTATYIVNTNPDADQTALKETVQAKLAELDGPGDVSLTDSAAMSGFGGSVDVVVTGTNEADLTKASETVYEALKDTANTTDVASDLAPAQPITQITVDREVALENGFTEVQLLGMVGAVLSPQSIGNVTINSEEYRIFVDGAEAPSTVAELKKLPIPTASGTVPLSDLATVEKVTVATSVTREDGDLVSTISLTPSEGELGAVTTAVEEKLNGLDLPEGTSASVGGLAQTQQESFSQLGIAMLVAIAIVFLLLVGTFRSLMQPLILLVSIPFAATGAIALLLITGKPLGISALIGMLMLIGIVVTNAIVLIDLVNQYRKQGQSVRDAVYNGARQRVRPILMTALATIFALIPMALGVTGSSGFISQDLAIVVIGGLISSTLLTLILVPVLYLMFEGGKERRNAKHVQSTEYSVQVA, from the coding sequence GTGTTTCGACTCGCAAGCTTTAGCTTGAACAACAGGCTGTTGGTCGCCCTCATGACCCTCTTGATCGCCGGATTTGGCGTTCTCTCGATGACTCAACTCAAGCAAGAGTTGATCCCTTCAATTTCCATGCCGCAGACCACGGTGGTCACCATGATCCCGGGCGCCAGCCCGGAAGTGATGGACGAACAGGTCAGCGTGCCCGTATCTCGTGCCATTGCTGACCTGGAGGACGTCGAGCAGGTGGTGGCAACCTCATCCTCCAGCATGTCCATGGTCTCGATTTCCTACACCTATGGCGCTGACACGGATGAGTTCACGGCCTCCGTGGAGCAAGCGCTGAGCGCGATTTCAGACTCGCTCCCCTCGGACGCTGAACCGGAGCTGGTCTCCGGCAGCACGGCGGACATTCCAGCCATTTACCTGACCGCGTCCTCCTCTGACCAGGACATTACCGAACTTTCCCGCACACTCACCGAGTCCGTGGTTCCACGACTCGAAGGTATTTCCGGCGTCCGCTCGGCAGCTGTCTCCGGCACCGCCGTAGAGCGCGTGGTGATCACCCCCAACCAGAGCAAGCTCGCAGCGAATGGCCTGACCGCGCAGTCGTTGAGCCAAGCGCTCGAAGCTAACGGCATCACCATGCCACTGGGTAGCATCACTGAGGACGGAACGTCCCTGTCCGTCCAAGGTGGCACCCCGATTTCCTCTCTCGAGGCCATCAAGGAACTGCCACTGGCAAGCCAAACTGAACCAGGCGTCGTCGTACGCCTTGGAGACATCGCCTCCGTCACTATGGAAACGGAACCGCAGACCTCCATCACCCGCATGAACGGGGAAGAAGCCTTGTCTCTCTCCATCACCGCTCAGCAGGACGCGGACATCGTGGCCATTTCCTATGCAGCGAGCGATGTCATTGAGGAGCTTAAGAGCGAATTCCCGGACCTCACGCTCACCGTGGTCTTTGACCAAGCCCCCTTCATTGAGGACTCCATCAAGCACCTCGCTATTGAAGGCCTGCTGGGACTGCTTTTTGCGATCGTCGTCATCCTGGTGTTCTTGCTGTCCTTGCGCTCAACGCTCGTGACCGCCATCTCGATCCCGCTGTCCGTCCTGGTGACCTTCATTGGTCTGAACCTTGGCGGTCATTCGCTCAACATGCTCACGCTCGGCGCGCTCACCATCGCGATTGGTCGCGTAGTGGATGACTCGATCGTGGTCATTGAAAACATCAAGCGTCACTTGTCCTACGGCGAAGAAAAGGTGCACGCGATCCTCACCGCCGTGCGTGAAGTGGCCGGCGCTATTACCTCCTCCACGCTGACCACGGTTGCCGTGTTCTTGCCGATTGCTTTAGTGGGCGGCATGGTGGGGGAGCTGTTCGCACCCTTCGCGCTGACCGTGGCCATCGCGATGCTTTCGTCGTTGCTGGTGGCGCTGACTATTGTTCCCGTCCTGTCCTATTGGTTCCTGCGCTCGACTCAGAACGTTTCGGACGTTGAAGCAGTCCGGGCGGCCGCGGAGGAGAAGGAACACAAGAGCTGGATTCAGCGTGGCTACAAGCCCATCCTCAGCGGCACGCAGAAGCACCCAATCATCACCATTGTGTCTTCCGTGCTGTTGCTGGTGATCACCGTTTCCATGGTGCCGCTCTTGAAAGTGGACTTCATTGGCAGCACCGGTCAAAACATGATCATGGCCACTCAAACCTTCCCCGCAGGCTCTGATCTTGAGACCGTTTCCGATGGCGCCAAGGATGTTGAGGATGCTCTGCTTGAGGTGGAGGGCGTCCAAGATGTCATGCTCATGGCCGGTTCAAGCGGCGGCGGGCAAGGTGACTTCTCCGCGATGCTCGGCGGCGGAGGAGGAACGGCGACCTACATTGTGAACACGAACCCGGACGCGGATCAGACCGCGTTAAAGGAGACAGTTCAGGCGAAGCTTGCTGAGCTCGACGGCCCAGGAGACGTGAGCCTCACGGATTCGGCGGCGATGAGCGGCTTCGGCGGTTCAGTGGATGTTGTGGTCACCGGTACGAATGAAGCTGACCTCACTAAGGCCTCGGAAACTGTTTACGAGGCTCTCAAGGACACCGCAAACACCACGGATGTCGCTAGCGACCTCGCGCCGGCACAGCCCATCACGCAGATCACGGTAGACCGCGAAGTAGCGCTCGAGAACGGTTTCACCGAGGTTCAGTTGCTCGGCATGGTGGGTGCGGTTCTTTCGCCGCAAAGCATCGGCAACGTCACCATCAATAGCGAGGAATACCGCATCTTCGTCGATGGCGCTGAGGCACCGTCCACCGTGGCAGAGCTCAAGAAGTTGCCGATTCCTACGGCTTCCGGAACCGTGCCGCTTTCTGATCTGGCAACCGTTGAGAAGGTCACTGTCGCTACATCCGTCACTCGCGAGGACGGCGATCTGGTCTCCACAATCTCTCTGACCCCGTCTGAGGGAGAGCTTGGCGCAGTGACTACCGCGGTCGAAGAGAAATTGAATGGTCTCGACCTTCCAGAAGGTACGAGCGCCTCCGTGGGTGGTCTCGCGCAGACCCAGCAGGAGTCCTTCTCTCAGCTGGGTATCGCAATGCTCGTGGCGATCGCGATCGTGTTCCTCTTGTTGGTGGGAACTTTCCGATCCCTCATGCAGCCGTTGATCCTGTTGGTTTCGATTCCATTCGCTGCTACGGGTGCTATCGCGTTGCTCTTGATCACCGGAAAGCCCTTGGGCATCTCGGCGCTGATCGGCATGTTGATGTTGATTGGCATTGTGGTCACGAATGCCATTGTGTTGATTGACCTCGTCAATCAGTATCGAAAGCAGGGTCAGAGCGTGCGGGACGCCGTTTATAACGGTGCGCGCCAGCGCGTTCGACCCATCCTCATGACCGCCCTAGCGACCATCTTCGCGCTCATTCCGATGGCCCTGGGCGTCACGGGATCCAGTGGCTTCATCAGTCAGGATCTTGCGATCGTGGTGATCGGCGGCCTGATTTCCTCAACGCTGCTCACGCTGATTCTGGTGCCGGTGCTGTACTTGATGTTCGAAGGCGGCAAGGAACGGCGCAACGCCAAGCACGTGCAAAGTACTGAGTACTCAGTTCAGGTGGCGTAG
- a CDS encoding MarR family winged helix-turn-helix transcriptional regulator: MKNPDESERESLLAELLGLQAALESSFVPEHIEPMLSLSLTMQQLKVLTILVTEPNGSTMQALARTVGVSLATMSGIVDRLETQKMVERSLDPYDQRVRRVNASALGRETVQKLMATRPELNSSPLRLLTLEDLRALTQGIRALVHAVQVDTQRN, translated from the coding sequence GTGAAAAACCCTGACGAATCCGAGCGCGAGTCACTCCTCGCCGAGCTGCTTGGACTTCAAGCCGCCTTGGAGTCATCCTTCGTCCCGGAACACATCGAGCCCATGCTGTCTTTGAGCCTGACCATGCAGCAGCTCAAGGTGCTCACCATCTTGGTGACAGAACCCAACGGAAGCACCATGCAAGCGCTCGCCAGAACGGTCGGCGTCTCGCTAGCAACCATGTCTGGGATTGTGGATCGTCTCGAAACCCAGAAGATGGTGGAACGAAGCCTCGATCCCTACGACCAGCGCGTCCGCCGCGTCAACGCATCGGCACTGGGACGGGAGACCGTTCAAAAACTTATGGCGACCAGGCCAGAGCTCAACAGCAGCCCCTTGCGCTTGCTGACACTCGAGGATCTGCGCGCCCTCACTCAAGGAATTCGCGCACTCGTTCACGCAGTGCAGGTGGATACTCAGCGCAACTAA
- a CDS encoding SixA phosphatase family protein, with protein MSSSPERRLVILRHAKSDYPLGVSDHDRPLAGRGNREAPAAGRWLVENGFVPDYLLVSSALRTRSTCAWATSELGDEAPTPYIDDRLYEAGATEMLSIINETPDTVRTLMVIGHMPTVQDLSMRLASVESDEESVMEMATRYPTLGLTAFEINKPWAELDGRDAKLVSFVVPR; from the coding sequence ATGAGTTCTTCTCCTGAGCGCCGCCTGGTGATCCTTCGTCATGCCAAGTCCGATTACCCTTTGGGTGTCAGTGACCACGACCGTCCCCTCGCTGGGCGCGGCAATCGCGAAGCTCCCGCTGCGGGCCGCTGGCTGGTGGAGAACGGTTTTGTGCCTGATTACCTGCTAGTCTCCTCAGCGCTGCGTACGCGATCGACGTGCGCGTGGGCGACCAGCGAACTTGGCGACGAAGCCCCCACCCCGTACATCGACGACCGGCTGTACGAGGCCGGCGCTACTGAGATGCTCTCCATCATCAACGAGACCCCGGATACGGTGCGCACGCTCATGGTGATTGGGCACATGCCCACCGTTCAAGATCTGTCCATGCGCTTGGCGTCCGTGGAATCCGACGAAGAATCCGTCATGGAGATGGCAACCCGGTACCCGACCTTGGGGCTGACGGCTTTCGAGATCAACAAGCCGTGGGCTGAGTTGGATGGGCGGGACGCGAAGCTCGTATCTTTCGTGGTGCCCCGCTAA
- a CDS encoding winged helix-turn-helix domain-containing protein — MSVSSGYVHISVRNAQNRALAAQRHASQAAGYSEPGYRNVRSFARTTDEQMPTPVVAGNGQPGPQAVGETAARGFVLYVGLNESGAAENGTTLAEIATQVRSYLMSVAPNAQTHAAVALAPSNAQGAHLDVVRQALGDPTINRRPRIVENLIRNQNNFKHSTGVLIDLSRREVHLDGDTLNLTFKEFELLNYLVENGQRTVGREELLENLWKNAEEVPNERTIDVHIRRLRSKLGRLANTVRTVRGQGYRFYEHPEVVVWAAPEYAI; from the coding sequence ATGTCCGTTTCATCCGGCTACGTCCACATTTCCGTTCGCAATGCCCAGAACCGCGCACTCGCGGCTCAGCGACATGCATCGCAGGCGGCTGGCTATTCTGAGCCCGGGTATAGAAACGTACGAAGCTTCGCGCGAACTACCGATGAGCAGATGCCCACGCCCGTTGTGGCAGGCAACGGGCAGCCGGGTCCACAGGCCGTCGGAGAAACCGCAGCACGCGGATTCGTCTTGTATGTAGGCCTGAACGAGTCCGGCGCTGCCGAGAACGGCACCACGCTCGCGGAGATCGCCACTCAGGTTCGCTCCTACCTGATGTCTGTTGCTCCCAACGCGCAGACCCACGCGGCTGTTGCCTTGGCTCCGTCCAACGCGCAGGGCGCCCACTTGGACGTTGTCCGCCAGGCTCTCGGTGATCCTACGATCAACCGCCGCCCGCGCATCGTCGAGAACCTCATTCGCAACCAGAACAACTTCAAGCACTCCACGGGCGTGCTGATTGACTTGTCCCGCCGCGAAGTCCACCTTGACGGCGACACCTTGAACCTCACGTTCAAGGAATTCGAGCTGTTGAACTACTTGGTGGAGAACGGCCAGCGCACGGTGGGCCGCGAAGAGCTGCTTGAGAACTTGTGGAAGAACGCCGAAGAAGTGCCAAACGAGCGCACCATCGACGTTCACATCCGACGCTTGCGCTCCAAGCTGGGTCGCCTCGCCAACACGGTCCGCACGGTCCGCGGCCAGGGCTACCGCTTCTACGAGCACCCAGAGGTTGTTGTCTGGGCTGCTCCTGAATACGCCATCTAA
- a CDS encoding response regulator transcription factor, whose amino-acid sequence MTTSRFSPADLPRLQHPDGSPIKALVVDDEPTLAELVTMGLRMLHWDVKTAHDGPSAVQAARAEMPDVLILDWMLPGYDGPEVLEKVRLFLPDVPAMFLTAKDTVDDRIEGLAKGGDDYVTKPFSLEEVLIRLHRLVSRSGAATADSAEMVVGDLIMNTDSREVHRAGEEVVLTATEFDLLRYLMENPRRVLSKTQILNAVWNYDFGGQANIVELYISYLRKKIDAGHEAMIHTVRGAGYVLKPAA is encoded by the coding sequence ATGACCACATCACGATTCTCACCCGCAGATTTGCCTCGGCTCCAGCACCCCGACGGCTCCCCCATCAAAGCGCTGGTGGTTGACGATGAGCCAACGCTCGCGGAGCTCGTGACCATGGGCCTGCGCATGCTTCATTGGGACGTCAAGACCGCTCACGACGGCCCCTCCGCAGTCCAGGCCGCTCGCGCCGAGATGCCGGATGTCCTCATCTTGGACTGGATGCTCCCCGGCTACGACGGCCCCGAAGTTCTTGAAAAGGTGCGGCTGTTCCTCCCGGACGTGCCGGCGATGTTCCTGACCGCCAAGGACACCGTGGATGACCGCATTGAAGGTCTCGCCAAGGGCGGCGATGACTACGTCACCAAACCGTTCAGCCTTGAAGAAGTCCTCATTCGCCTCCACCGCTTGGTTTCCCGTAGCGGTGCCGCCACCGCGGACTCCGCCGAAATGGTGGTGGGCGATCTGATCATGAACACCGATTCGCGCGAAGTGCACCGCGCTGGCGAAGAGGTTGTCCTCACCGCCACCGAGTTCGATCTCCTTCGCTACCTCATGGAGAACCCTCGCCGTGTGCTCTCGAAGACGCAGATCTTGAACGCTGTCTGGAACTACGATTTCGGCGGCCAAGCGAACATCGTGGAGCTCTACATCTCCTACCTGCGCAAGAAGATCGATGCCGGGCACGAGGCCATGATTCACACGGTGCGTGGCGCCGGTTATGTCCTCAAGCCTGCCGCGTAG